The Rhinolophus sinicus isolate RSC01 linkage group LG07, ASM3656204v1, whole genome shotgun sequence genomic interval GCGATGAGGTTGCGGCAGGACCAGGCGCATGCCAGGGGCACTGATGGGCAGTGGGTGCTCCTGGGCCATTTCTCCCACTCGCAGACATAAGCCAGATCCATCTGTCACAGGTCACTCACCAGTCACCCGAGAGAGGGAATGACCACCTGAGGGAGTGACAGAGAGGACTAGCTCATCATagcattcactgagcacctgtaGGGCACTGAAAGTTATGCTGGATGCTGGGTCGCCAGAGAATGCAAAGGGCTCAATCCCTGACCTTGGgtttggggcggggtgggggggggtgggtgCATTTTAAACATGGAGGGTCAAGGAGGCCACACCAGGGACACAACATTTGAGCATGGGTGTGAGGGAGATCTGAGGTATGGAGATgtctggggaagagcattcctAGCAGAGGGTACAGCCAGTGAAAAGGTACAGAGGCTGGATCGAGTCTAGGGTACTGAAGGAGTGGCCAGGCAGCTGAGCTGAGGGTAGGGGTGACGGCGAGCTTTCATCCAAAGTGAGGTGTGAGCCCCAGGAGGGCTGTGACCAATTTATGTTTCAACAGGACCCCTCTGGCTCTCTGCAGGGTACAGCTTAGGAGATGGGGTGGAGGTGACTGCACTGGTCCAGGCTAGTAACAAGGTGGATGGCAGTGGCAACTGTAAGAAGAGGTCGGATCCTGGGTTTATTCGGAAGGCAGGGCACTAGTGGGGCTGCCGTGGGGCTGCCTTTGGCCGCGTTGGCGGGGAGTCAGCAGTTTGGTCTTAGCGTGGGACGTGCTGAGTGTAGCGCTAACAACAGAGGCGAACGTTTCCACAGAGCTATGTGCCCAGCATCAATTATAGGTTATTTCCTTTCACCATCACAAAAGCCCAGTGAGACTGTTAATACGATCAACCCCCACGTCCCCAATTCGCCAGGCCCTGCTCCAGAACAACAAAGCCCCGCCACAAGCCCCTTCAACACTTTAAGTTCCGCTCCCAAAGCCCTCCATCCCCATCCCCTTCAATCTTCGCTTTCCAAACTCCGCTCCCAATTTGTTCCTTGAGCTCCCAGGCCCAGCCTAAACTCTCAGGCTCCACTCCAGAGACCCCAACCAATCCCCAGCTCAGTCCCCAAAGACCTCCAGCCACGCCCCCAACAACCTTTGCTTTCCAAACCCCAACCCAGATACCTGGCCTCCAGGACTCACCTCCAATTCTCCTTCGGTACTCCAGACTCCATCACGGGGGCCCCACGCAATCTTTAGGTCCCGCCCCCAAGTCTCCCAGACCCTCAAGCCTCCCCTCCATTCGTCGGAGGCCCCTCCTCAGGGAGAAACAATCCCTAGACCCCGCCCCAATTTCCCCCAGTTCCGGACCCCGAGTTGCCGCCAAAAACCCCAGACCAAGCCTAGCGCGGCCCAGGCCACGTACCCAGAACCCTTTGCTCTCCAGACCCGCCCTCTGACTCCACAGACCCCGCCCAGGGCCCACGACTCTCCGCCTTCTCCGGGCCGTGCTGCCCTGGGCCGTCAGGAGGCCGGCCGACCCTTCGGGTCCTCTTAGTCCCGCACTCACCGGACGGGCCCGTACACCACGGCCGCATACAGCACTCGTCCTAACTCCCCGGTTCCAGCGCCACCATCTTTCCCCACGACCAACGACTCGACTGCGCAGCGCGGCCCCTTCCCGGAGACTTCTGGGACTGCGCTGGCTCCTGCTCCGTCCCACTTCCGGTTCGTTTGCATATAGGCATTAATAATTCCCAGCAGCCACCTGAGTTTTATTTGGTAGCAAAAGGAACACTTTTTCAACTCCAGTAAATGACCTCATTTGGTTCCGCTATATGTTACCCTAATATCATATAAAAACTTGTTGCTAAACTTTTGTAAAGAAGTTCACCCTTAGTGAAAAGAAATTTTATCTTTGCCCTTTAAATAGTCCTCGGATCAGCTGTCAGTacgtgctcgcttcggcagcacatatactaaaattggaacgatacagagaagattagcatggcccctgcgcaaggatgacacgcaaattcgtgaagcgttccatatttttgcttttctggtaTCAGGAACTGAGACAAAATAAAGGAAGTGCTTTACCCAATCGAGGTTCCTTCCGGTCTCAACCCCCATCACGAAGTCCTCTAAAAGCtagttctgtttgttttcttcttttgtattgttcataggtggggaaactgagccgCTGATAAGCCAGGTACCTTATTCAATTGAGGGCTCCTCTGGATTCAAACCCCATCCCCAATTCCTCCTCCAAAAGCTGCTTCTGTTCCTGCCAGACTCTCCCCAGTTTGAAGGGTCTTCCCCAGGAAGAACCCCCCGGGGTTGCAGGGAAGGGGGCACCGGGCGTAAGGCACTGCCTGGACAAAGGCCTGGAGGCCGGGCAGCCTGGGAACCGGGCTGGAGAAGAGGGTTATGAAGAACTTGACACAGCCAGCATATGTCGAGGGCAAGACTCGAACCCTCGTGGCAGTGGGAGAGGCCTGTGTGTTCCCCCAGAGCCCCATGCCCGAGGCCGAATCCTGTCCTCTCGGAACCTGGGGATTCGGTCCCCTTCGCAGATGGGAGGCTCCAAGCTGGCGACTCAAAAATCTCCTTTTGTCCTCTGTACTAGCCATTTGGATTTCCATTATTCAGCGtctatctttaaaattatttaaaagcatattaaaatgGAATACAGTGCACCCAGCGCCTACTGGTTTCCAAAAACGGTGCCCGGATAAAAGGAACCAGGCACCTGAGAGAAATACACCAGCCGAGCAGGAACATCTTGTAGCGGCAGGAAGTCAGGACCGTGCTCAAAAAATAACCCCACAATGATGGGGATGCCTCAAAGAGACATGGGAGCCCACTAAGAGAGCTCCCAGAGGCCAATCCTGGAGTCATTTCTGCAACaaaatgaagtcatactggattataacccaaagtagtAGGAAGTAAATACCCACGCCTCCACATAGacataaatgattgaataaatacaGGCACCGGGCGGGGAAGACGTGGCGGAGCTGAAGTTTTAACTAGGAACCAGGGAGGGGCCAGGGCGGCCGAGCCAACCGCCAGACACTTCCAGTCTCTCCACCTGCCTCACTCTCCGCTGTCACTCAACGCGAAGCTCCTCCCCCATGTCCACAGCCGTAGAAACTCTTACCCCAGATCCACAGCCCTACCTTGCAGAATTCCTATATTATTAACGTAGATTCCCCGCCCTCTAGGAAACCCCCATCCCTCCGCGTTGGCTGCTCAAGGCGACTCCTTCCgagagggcaggtgggggctgggtggggcggGGTTTAACTTCCCAGTGCAGAAGCCTGAAAAGCACCCCGGCTAGGAGATCAATGTCAACGTCAGCTGTGAGGAGCCATGGGACAGCAGGGACCCTGATGTGATCAGATGAGCAGGGCGTATCCCTCAGTGCAATCATGGGGAAAACAGCAGAAAACCCGGATGGTGACGTCCTGCAGGACCCCCGGCCAGTCCCAGACATACATAGAGGGAAGACAACGTGAAAAGATGCAAGGAGAAAGCCACGTGACGACGAGGGAGGCACAGGCCGCAGAGATGTAGCCACAAGCCAAGCGACACTGGAGTCCCGAGGAgctgagaggcaggaaggaccctccccttGAGCCTCCGGAGGGAGAGCAGCCCTGCGACACCTTGAGTTTGAGTGTGGGATAGTTCTTCCTGCTGCTTCAGAAATCTTCCACGAGTTCATgcagctggggggcgggggtcatacagctgggaagtggcagacCTGGGGTTGAACCTAAGCACCAGTGAGGGGCCAGGGCGGCAGAGCCAATGGCCAGATGCTCCCAGAAgtctccctgccccctgcctcaCACTCTGGCTGCAACTCAGCATGAAGCTACTCCCCCCAGGCCCACAGCCCTCAGCGACCAGGGCGCAAGTGCATCCTGAGGGCCTGTtgggcccccagccctgccccaaaagaaaaccccacaGCTGGAGACCAGAGCACCAGAAATTTATTGAACTCTCCACTTTCCTCAATAAGCAACTAACCACATACACGGGAGTGGGGTGTCCCCCAGCCCTGCTTTTCTGGACCAGGACAGGGTGACCAGCAAGAGAAAACCCCAAACCAACAGGCTAGAGCCAGACTGCGTgggaggggaaaggtgagggaACAAGGTGTGGGGAAAGTGGCAGTCCGAGGGAGGGAGCTTCTGGCTGGAAGTCCCAGACCTCCAGTATGAAAGGAGGGGAGAAACgttggaggtgggggagtggTAGAGTAGGCAGGGCCCCAAAAGCCACAAAAAGGCACCCGGGAACACACATTCCAAAGAGGGTAAAACAAGCCTTTAAGCCACAGCTTGTCTAGGGTCACGAGCACTGGTATGCCCACGCgcacccagacacacacacacacacacacacacacacacacacacagaagacgTAATGCTTCTGGGCAGCACCCCAGAGACCTCCCCATCCTAGCCAAAAACTGGGAGGGGGTAAAGCAGGGACTAGAAGAAAGCCCCCCAATTTATCAGTTGGGGCAAATATTTGGTTTTTCTTCCcaaatgggaaatttaaaaatctacaacAAATCACGCCGAATTAAGTGATAAAAACCCAGCTACTTCTCACTTAAGTGTTTTGTGCTTCAGACTGGGCACAAAAAACTGAATGAAGAAGGAACATCAAGATGAACAGATCAGGTCTCCCCACCCAAATACAAGTCCCAGAGTGGGGAGCTATGGGACCCTGGGATAGTCTGGGGCAGCCCCAGCTGCCAGCTGTTCACCTGGGAGAGATgagctgggctggggcctgggtgAGGAGACCGCTACCCCAAGGGGGAGAGCACATCTTTAAGGACAAActctaaaaataacaaacatattTTAGCAGATAGTATGGGAAGTCTTGGTGGGGGAGAGGAGCAGGCAGGCAGGGCCGCCATCAGCTGCGCTGCTCCAGGTAAGCAGACAGTAGCAGCCCAGGTGGCAGGAAGTCCAGGTGACGATTGCTGACTTTCATCTGCCTCTTGCCCTCCAGGTCAGCACCTGCAAGAGGGGACAAGTGGGGCAAGAATGAAAGGAACATGAGAGTCATGGCACACATGGCACTCCATCCTGAGTCTATGGGAACAAAGGgaagcatggggggggggggtggacaCAGAGAAGaacctctggctcttccctgcCAGAAGTTACTGCAAGCTGGCACTTAGGGTCTGTCTGATGTGACCCCCCCCGCCCCAGGTCCCAGGGGCAGACTCCCGCAAACAGCAGTTGCTACGTTAGGGCCTCCCTCTGCACCCTGTTTCATCCTTTCTGTCCTTCATCCCGTGTTTAGATGGGCACACTGACACAGAGGCTGGAGGCCAAGGGGATACGGGTCCTGAACAAGTGTCGCACCTCTTTCCTGGTCTCCTGCGTCCATACCTGCCCTCAGGATCTCTGAAGCTCAGTCTTTCTCTGGTACCTCCTCCAGGCAGGCCCAGCTTTTCCCCCTCCCCTGTTCCCCATTTTGCACCCCCAGCCCAGTCCCTCCATCCTAAGTCTAtaggaacaaaagcaaacatcctgaGTCTATGGGAACAAAGGGAAGCATGGGGGCTGCTTTCCTGTGAGGGAGAGCTTCAGGGATCTCAGGATGAAACATCCTGGGGTTGCCATGGAAACTGTCTCAGCAACTCTGggcagaaggcagagagagagaagcacgGGGAGTTCCTATTGGGGGCGCTCAGGGCCAGCAAGGGCCTGTGAGCACCCTTTCTGTGGGGCTGTGTCCCGAGACCACCCCCCTCCTGTAAAGTGGGGACACAGGTCCCGGGAAGGGTCACTTGCCAGAAGTCACATGTATGGCACAGTGGAGGGGGACTATAGCTAAATGAGAAACGTGCAGACACTGGGGTACACTCATGTAATCTCAGAGCCCCTCGAGGCCCAGCTTCATCATCCCCACACAGGTCCTTCTCTCCCCATGGACCTGAAGATGTGGATGAAGGGGTGTCTGTTACACTCTGTCACTCAGAGTAGCGCCAGGGCCACAGGAGCCTCACAGTGTCCCACTGCCACCACTTTGCTCAGGCTGTTCCGCAGCCCCCAGAAGCCTCTGGCTGAGTGAGCAGACCCCATTTGGCCTCAGTTTGCTCTGGCTGAATTGGCTCATTGGGGGTCTCAGGCCCCAGGCACTTACTGGCTGAGATGAGGTCCATATACTGGCAGATGGCATGGAGCAGGAGTCTCTCAAAGCTGAAGAGGAACAGGCGGTGAGTGGCCATGAGCTGAAACTGGCCACCCAGGGAGCTCACAGCACCCGCCCCCACCCGTCACCTGTTGTCCAGCATGGCCGTGTACACGGCCTGGGGGGACACAGAGAAGAACCTCAGCAGCCTCTCCTCCCAGGTCTCCAGCGTTCCCTGCAGGACAGACAAGCCCAGGGATCAAGCCAACTTTGGAATCTTGGGCAGGCTGTCCAGGACCCCCATGCCGGGGACAGCCTCCAGAGCCTAAAGCCCTAGGTTCAAATGTGGCCTCTGACCAGCTACATAAAGCTACTTAAGTGGTTCCAAGAATACCAGGCACTTAGATACATATCTCCATACCTTTGAATGCCGGCACCTTCTGCCTGTGAACTCCTGTACATCCTGCAGTGCCTGCCCACTTTCATTGCCCCTGGCCCTCCCACCCTCAAAGAGAGCCCCTGCCCAGTTCTGGGTTCTGCAGTCTGATCACACTGGTGCGTATCCTGTCCTGCCTTCACCACAGCACATGCGCTGAGTAACAGGCctcccctcaccctgcccccaactgaGACGCCAAGACAGGCAGGTGGAGACAGGCCCAGCCTCATCTGGTATTCACCATGGGGATGCGGCTCCGCTTGAGGACCGCTCGAAGACGCCGGCTGATGCGCTGGAAGCACTCTCCGGGAGTGTAGGCCGGGTACTCTTCAAGAGTACAAGGCGTGGGGTCAGCCCCGGGAGCAAACCGCCGGCCCGGTCCCCACGCTAGGCTCCTCCCCACCTGTCCCCAGCCCGGCCCCACAAGCTCGTCCAGGCCCCAATCCGTATGCCCCCTCTTCCCCCGTGCGGGCCTCACCTTTCCGCCTATCCTCCCCCCGGTTAGGCCCCTTCCTCCGTGCCTTGCTCCTGCCCTCATCCTCCAGGTAGCGGAGAACCCGCTCCTGCTCCTCCCCGGAGCGGTTCATGAAGTCATTCCAGACCTGGAACAGACAGGCAGGCCCTGGGCTAGTGACAAGTtgtctctaggcctcagtttccccatctggccAATGCACACTGAGAGCCACAAAGGGCATGGAAATACTCCTTGAGGACACCTTTGTCCGCTGGACCTGCCAAGAGTTCATGGGGCACCTGCGGACCTGCCTGTCTGCGGAGCGGTATCGATAGAGATGAGCAGATGAGTCTCGAGTGCTGGAAggttctggggtggggtgggggttctgGCCTGTTCTGGGGACCTGAGGGAGACTGAGGGGGCATTCATCAAGGGGCTAGAGAGGGATGGGTGCTCCTGGCAGGGGCACCAGCACAGGCAAtgcctggtggtggtggggctggaacagaaaaagtggctggagcagaggctgCGAGACCCGGTACTGGGACCCACCTCCACGTAGGTCTCATTGTTGCAGGCCTCCGCGAAGACGCCAGGTGCTGCACGGGGTGCCAGGTCCCCATCTTCCAGACCAGATGTGCCTCCCTCTGTCTCCAGCAGGGTCAGGAGGTACTGGGCTAGATGGAAACAGATGGTCTTTGGGCAGGGGTGTGGCACTTGGGGCCCCCCAGGCTCCATGGAGATACCCAGGCCGTCTTTCTTTTCCTGGCCTCTTCATTTACAGCCTTTCGTTTCTGGCTCCCCACCTCCATGCTCCAACTGTTTTCCCCAGAAAGCACAGAAACCAGAACTCCTTCTACCTTCCCCTGCCTCGTTGAACTCCTATATACCCTTTAACTCCTACACACCCTTTAAAGTCCGAACTCCAATGCCCAGAGCTCCCTCTGGCCCAGCCCCAGTTCAGGGCCAGGCTCA includes:
- the R3HDM4 gene encoding R3H domain-containing protein 4 encodes the protein MVALENHEGGSEAAGDAPGGRRTLHLPGCLPTLASSQVKRFSASKRKQHFINQAVRNSDLVPKAKGRKSLQRLENTQYLLTLLETEGGTSGLEDGDLAPRAAPGVFAEACNNETYVEVWNDFMNRSGEEQERVLRYLEDEGRSKARRKGPNRGEDRRKEYPAYTPGECFQRISRRLRAVLKRSRIPMGTLETWEERLLRFFSVSPQAVYTAMLDNSFERLLLHAICQYMDLISASADLEGKRQMKVSNRHLDFLPPGLLLSAYLEQRS